One region of Anticarsia gemmatalis isolate Benzon Research Colony breed Stoneville strain chromosome 2, ilAntGemm2 primary, whole genome shotgun sequence genomic DNA includes:
- the LOC142984699 gene encoding rab GTPase-activating protein 1-like isoform X2, with translation MEFNEYHTKEVLDPVDIDFYSDRSRTPSPTPVFTTNVCCDLEDILSDAISETLQGSLRVSRSQLINQELTIRPEANIESNVPEGLDLYKVIFEVESDTEVKMGDVDGAAVQNNTLTEPEACRLVGGSKFYEMIDSSASADVSTPSPTEKHDHMKPIDSDDEDVDQECTVFSGVSYLGAQNISDPKSESDIQRIMKELSSMPESRDGIAVSISIPVCSQGLVVLYQADSNSVMTRYAVNRISFYARGAAGSPVASCFAFTWSHGETKESAVYRCHVFRCHIAEAVNQVSSCFAKAFERIPRSMASSLVGDLSAAPSMTGSLTEAVGPAVPPMQLMHVLECTVDIKETDAKGTFSHVPKERLGFKLRGGIDKQVTINVKQVTNNIQPESDDPQTTYTGGLYIERCFGILLAPGRSVKHSDMRLLEMVSGSSGGSGCSVCALWNAGESALAAFNVASGDGAPAYMSLALDLVIRGIPDPLRLVIETPVKIFPPTERFWYYSKRPLVQQFYINLKESVDTLGQLQYEVASIETSDELDRSRLNLPLSLSSLLPSPLSSAPAPPSPSEPDSDGDEPLLSGTGEVSKDCGEDVLVNWAQVLRSWTGPRPRALNHLVRVGVPEALRGEVWLRLAGVDQNDKLMETYRTLISKECPFEQVIQRDIARTFPAHDFFREAGGLGQDSLLRMARAYAVYDHEVGYCQGLSFLAATLLLHMPEEQAFCLLVKLMYEYGLRELYKDGFEALYMRLHQLDRLMDEQLNDLRAHFQELGVEPHMFASQWFLTVFTARFPLPLVYHILDVFLLQGIDTLFQVALALLSRSRKDLLQHDFEGVLKYFRVTLPKKCRAEESSRQIVKLACSIKVKRLQKHQQEYEKFIKESAEKEKINVELERLKVINTQLQQEKEVLESQLTEARSSSEESQKEAVHYAAVARDYREICARLDKQLHHMQDSVKDCVNCSLKLAQKDNKEETEQKGDEKEGSSETEARLRQRVRDLELELAQVKLAHVQAQCSNQELSHQLTVALNEVQAAVNQKQSVAPWLVRTLGSIMEAAQNRPSFQTYLPNATDQPAMPLHRQGSFSNSQGSHSQVNLDRRVSDPYSPDVVRRKKDINAKRHSMLVESNLSKEAKEINRRSHDVTIVKNLSMG, from the exons ATGGAGTTCAATGAATATCACACAAAAGAGGTATTGGACCCGGtagatatagatttttattctGATCGATCACGTACACCGAGCCCGACGCCCGTATTCACGACAAATGTATGTTGCGATTTGGAAGACATTTTGAGCGAC gctATATCAGAAACACTTCAAGGCTCTCTCCGAGTAAGTCGCAGTCAGCTCATTAACCAAGAACTCACAATAAGACCAGAGGCAAACATTGAGTCCAACGTACCTGAGGGACTTGACCTTTACAAGGTTATCTTTGAGGTGGAAAGTGATACAGAAGTTAAGATGGGAGATGTTGATGGTGCCGCAGTACAGAACAATACACTGACAGAACCG gaGGCCTGCCGTCTTGTCGGCGGCTCCAAGTTCTACGAGATGATAGACAGTTCAGCATCAGCTGATGTGTCAACACCGTCACCCACAGAGAAACACGACCACATGAAGCCCATAGACAGTGATGATGAAG ACGTAGACCAAGAGTGCACGGTGTTCAGCGGGGTCAGCTACCTCGGCGCGCAGAACATCTCCGACCCCAAGTCGGAGAGCGACATACAGCGCATCATGAAGGAGCTCAGCTCTATGCCAGAGAGTAGAGACGGTATCGCCGTCTCTATATCTATACCTGTGTGCTCACAGGGACTTGTTGT GTTATACCAAGCGGACTCCAACAGCGTGATGACCCGTTACGCCGTGAACCGTATATCGTTCTACGCCCGCGGCGCTGCGGGCTCGCCCGTAGCCTCGTGCTTCGCGTTTACGTGGTCGCACGGTGAGACTAAAGAGTCTGCCGTGTATCGCTGCCATGTGTTCCGTTGTCACATCGCTGAGGCCGTCAATCAGGTGTCAA GCTGCTTCGCCAAAGCGTTCGAGCGCATCCCTCGTTCCATGGCTTCGTCGCTGGTGGGTGATCTGAGCGCGGCGCCTTCCATGACCGGCTCGTTGACTGAGGCCGTCGGCCCCGCCGTGCCGCCCATGCAGCTGATGCATGTGTTGGAGTGTACCGTCGATATTAAAGAGACTGATGCTAAG GGCACATTCAGCCATGTTCCAAAAGAGCGGCTCGGCTTCAAGCTGCGCGGCGGCATTGACAAACAAGTGACGATCAACGTGAAGCAAGTCACCAACAACATACAACCAGAATCTGATGATCCACAG ACGACATACACCGGTGGGTTGTACATAGAACGATGCTTCGGTATTCTGCTCGCTCCCGGCCGGAGCGTCAAACACTCAGACATGAGGCTACTTGAAATG GTGAGCGGGTCGTCAGGCGGTTCTGGTTGTTCGGTATGTGCGCTGTGGAATGCAGGCGAGTCGGCTCTAGCAGCGTTCAACGTGGCCAGCGGGGATGGAGCACCAGCTTACATGTCACTCGCGTTGGACCTCGTTATAAGGGGCATACCGGACCCACTCAG attgGTAATCGAGACACCAGTGAAAATATTCCCGCCAACAGAACGCTTTTGGTATTACTCCAAGAGGCCACTTGTGCAACAGTTTTACATAAATCTAAAAGAG TCGGTAGACACTCTCGGTCAGTTACAATATGAAGTGGCGAGCATCGAGACATCAGACGAACTGGATCGTTCGCGGCTCAATCTGCCGCTGTCATTATCAAGCTTGTTGCCGTCGCCGCTGTCCAGTGCTCCTGCACCGCCGTCACCTTCCGAACCTGATTCTG ATGGTGACGAGCCTCTTCTGAGCGGCACTGGCGAAGTTTCCAAAGATTGCGGTGAAGATGTACTCGTTAACTGGGCACAAGTTCTTAGAAG TTGGACGGGTCCTCGGCCACGTGCGCTGAACCACTTGGTCCGCGTGGGAGTGCCAGAAGCTCTGCGCGGCGAGGTGTGGCTGCGCCTCGCTGGCGTCGACCAGAACGACAAGCTCATGGAGACTTACAGGACTCTCATTAGTAAA GAGTGTCCGTTCGAGCAGGTGATCCAGCGCGACATCGCGCGCACGTTCCCGGCGCACGACTTCTTCCGCGAGGCGGGCGGCCTGGGGCAGGACTCGCTGCTGCGCATGGCGCGCGCCTACGCCGTGTACGACCACGAGGTGGGCTACTGCCAGGGACTCAGCTTCCTGGCCGCCACGCTGCTCTTACAT ATGCCAGAAGAACAAGCGTTCTGTCTGCTAGTGAAGTTGATGTACGAGTATGGACTGCGTGAACTTTACAAGGATGGCTTCGAAGCTCTATACATGAGGCTGCATCAACTAGACCGGCTTATGGAC GAGCAACTAAATGACTTGCGCGCTCACTTCCAAGAGCTAGGCGTAGAGCCGCACATGTTCGCGTCACAGTGGTTCCTTACTGTGTTCACTGCTCGCTTCCCACTACCATTG GTATACCACATACTGGACGTGTTCCTGCTACAAGGCATAGACACGTTGTTCCAAGTAGCGCTGGCGCTGCTCTCTCGCTCCCGCAAAGATCTGCTGCAGCACGACTTTGAGGGAGTGCTCAAATACTTTAG GGTAACATTGCCAAAGAAATGCCGCGCGGAGGAATCTTCTCGTCAGATCGTGAAGTTAGCGTGCAGTATCAAAGTCAAACGCTTACAGAAACATCAACAAGAATATGAGAAATTCATTAAAG AGTCAgcagaaaaagagaaaataaacgTGGAACTGGAGAGGCTGAAGGTCATCAACACACAGCTGCAACAAGAGAAAGAGGTCCTTGAATCACAGTTGACTGag GCTCGTTCATCGTCGGAGGAGAGTCAGAAGGAGGCCGTGCACTACGCGGCGGTGGCGCGCGACTACCGCGAGATCTGCGCGCGGCTCGACAAGCAGCTGCACCACATGCAGGACTCTGTCAAGGACTGCGTCAACTGCAGTCTCAAGCTCGCGCAGAAAGATAACAAAGAAG AAACAGAACAAAAAGGCGATGAGAAGGAAGGCTCAAGCGAGACAGAGGCGCGGCTGCGACAGCGAGTGCGGGACTTAGAGCTGGAACTAGCGCAGGTCAAACTGGCACATGTGCAGGCGCAGTGCAGCAATCAG GAGCTAAGTCACCAGCTAACGGTCGCCCTGAACGAAGTCCAAGCAGCTGTCAATCAGAAGCAGTCCGTCGCACCCTGGCTCGTGCGCACGCTCG gtTCCATTATGGAAGCGGCGCAGAACAGGCCATCGTTTCAAACATACCTCCCGAACGCTACAGACCAACCAGCCATGCCGCTACACAGACAAGGATCGTTCTCAAACAGCCAAGGTTCCCACAGTCAAGTGAACTTAGACCGGCGCGTGTCAGACCCTTACAGCCCAGACGTCGTCAGAAGGAAGAAGGACATAAACGCCAAACGTCACTCAATGCTCGTCGAATCAAACCTCTCCAAAGAGGCTAAGGAAATCAACCGACGGAGCCATGACGTCACTATTGTCAAAAACCTCTCAATGGGTTGA
- the LOC142984699 gene encoding rab GTPase-activating protein 1-like isoform X1, which produces MEFNEYHTKEVLDPVDIDFYSDRSRTPSPTPVFTTNVCCDLEDILSDAISETLQGSLRVSRSQLINQELTIRPEANIESNVPEGLDLYKVIFEVESDTEVKMGDVDGAAVQNNTLTEPEACRLVGGSKFYEMIDSSASADVSTPSPTEKHDHMKPIDSDDEVSDVDQECTVFSGVSYLGAQNISDPKSESDIQRIMKELSSMPESRDGIAVSISIPVCSQGLVVLYQADSNSVMTRYAVNRISFYARGAAGSPVASCFAFTWSHGETKESAVYRCHVFRCHIAEAVNQVSSCFAKAFERIPRSMASSLVGDLSAAPSMTGSLTEAVGPAVPPMQLMHVLECTVDIKETDAKGTFSHVPKERLGFKLRGGIDKQVTINVKQVTNNIQPESDDPQTTYTGGLYIERCFGILLAPGRSVKHSDMRLLEMVSGSSGGSGCSVCALWNAGESALAAFNVASGDGAPAYMSLALDLVIRGIPDPLRLVIETPVKIFPPTERFWYYSKRPLVQQFYINLKESVDTLGQLQYEVASIETSDELDRSRLNLPLSLSSLLPSPLSSAPAPPSPSEPDSDGDEPLLSGTGEVSKDCGEDVLVNWAQVLRSWTGPRPRALNHLVRVGVPEALRGEVWLRLAGVDQNDKLMETYRTLISKECPFEQVIQRDIARTFPAHDFFREAGGLGQDSLLRMARAYAVYDHEVGYCQGLSFLAATLLLHMPEEQAFCLLVKLMYEYGLRELYKDGFEALYMRLHQLDRLMDEQLNDLRAHFQELGVEPHMFASQWFLTVFTARFPLPLVYHILDVFLLQGIDTLFQVALALLSRSRKDLLQHDFEGVLKYFRVTLPKKCRAEESSRQIVKLACSIKVKRLQKHQQEYEKFIKESAEKEKINVELERLKVINTQLQQEKEVLESQLTEARSSSEESQKEAVHYAAVARDYREICARLDKQLHHMQDSVKDCVNCSLKLAQKDNKEETEQKGDEKEGSSETEARLRQRVRDLELELAQVKLAHVQAQCSNQELSHQLTVALNEVQAAVNQKQSVAPWLVRTLGSIMEAAQNRPSFQTYLPNATDQPAMPLHRQGSFSNSQGSHSQVNLDRRVSDPYSPDVVRRKKDINAKRHSMLVESNLSKEAKEINRRSHDVTIVKNLSMG; this is translated from the exons ATGGAGTTCAATGAATATCACACAAAAGAGGTATTGGACCCGGtagatatagatttttattctGATCGATCACGTACACCGAGCCCGACGCCCGTATTCACGACAAATGTATGTTGCGATTTGGAAGACATTTTGAGCGAC gctATATCAGAAACACTTCAAGGCTCTCTCCGAGTAAGTCGCAGTCAGCTCATTAACCAAGAACTCACAATAAGACCAGAGGCAAACATTGAGTCCAACGTACCTGAGGGACTTGACCTTTACAAGGTTATCTTTGAGGTGGAAAGTGATACAGAAGTTAAGATGGGAGATGTTGATGGTGCCGCAGTACAGAACAATACACTGACAGAACCG gaGGCCTGCCGTCTTGTCGGCGGCTCCAAGTTCTACGAGATGATAGACAGTTCAGCATCAGCTGATGTGTCAACACCGTCACCCACAGAGAAACACGACCACATGAAGCCCATAGACAGTGATGATGAAG TTTCAGACGTAGACCAAGAGTGCACGGTGTTCAGCGGGGTCAGCTACCTCGGCGCGCAGAACATCTCCGACCCCAAGTCGGAGAGCGACATACAGCGCATCATGAAGGAGCTCAGCTCTATGCCAGAGAGTAGAGACGGTATCGCCGTCTCTATATCTATACCTGTGTGCTCACAGGGACTTGTTGT GTTATACCAAGCGGACTCCAACAGCGTGATGACCCGTTACGCCGTGAACCGTATATCGTTCTACGCCCGCGGCGCTGCGGGCTCGCCCGTAGCCTCGTGCTTCGCGTTTACGTGGTCGCACGGTGAGACTAAAGAGTCTGCCGTGTATCGCTGCCATGTGTTCCGTTGTCACATCGCTGAGGCCGTCAATCAGGTGTCAA GCTGCTTCGCCAAAGCGTTCGAGCGCATCCCTCGTTCCATGGCTTCGTCGCTGGTGGGTGATCTGAGCGCGGCGCCTTCCATGACCGGCTCGTTGACTGAGGCCGTCGGCCCCGCCGTGCCGCCCATGCAGCTGATGCATGTGTTGGAGTGTACCGTCGATATTAAAGAGACTGATGCTAAG GGCACATTCAGCCATGTTCCAAAAGAGCGGCTCGGCTTCAAGCTGCGCGGCGGCATTGACAAACAAGTGACGATCAACGTGAAGCAAGTCACCAACAACATACAACCAGAATCTGATGATCCACAG ACGACATACACCGGTGGGTTGTACATAGAACGATGCTTCGGTATTCTGCTCGCTCCCGGCCGGAGCGTCAAACACTCAGACATGAGGCTACTTGAAATG GTGAGCGGGTCGTCAGGCGGTTCTGGTTGTTCGGTATGTGCGCTGTGGAATGCAGGCGAGTCGGCTCTAGCAGCGTTCAACGTGGCCAGCGGGGATGGAGCACCAGCTTACATGTCACTCGCGTTGGACCTCGTTATAAGGGGCATACCGGACCCACTCAG attgGTAATCGAGACACCAGTGAAAATATTCCCGCCAACAGAACGCTTTTGGTATTACTCCAAGAGGCCACTTGTGCAACAGTTTTACATAAATCTAAAAGAG TCGGTAGACACTCTCGGTCAGTTACAATATGAAGTGGCGAGCATCGAGACATCAGACGAACTGGATCGTTCGCGGCTCAATCTGCCGCTGTCATTATCAAGCTTGTTGCCGTCGCCGCTGTCCAGTGCTCCTGCACCGCCGTCACCTTCCGAACCTGATTCTG ATGGTGACGAGCCTCTTCTGAGCGGCACTGGCGAAGTTTCCAAAGATTGCGGTGAAGATGTACTCGTTAACTGGGCACAAGTTCTTAGAAG TTGGACGGGTCCTCGGCCACGTGCGCTGAACCACTTGGTCCGCGTGGGAGTGCCAGAAGCTCTGCGCGGCGAGGTGTGGCTGCGCCTCGCTGGCGTCGACCAGAACGACAAGCTCATGGAGACTTACAGGACTCTCATTAGTAAA GAGTGTCCGTTCGAGCAGGTGATCCAGCGCGACATCGCGCGCACGTTCCCGGCGCACGACTTCTTCCGCGAGGCGGGCGGCCTGGGGCAGGACTCGCTGCTGCGCATGGCGCGCGCCTACGCCGTGTACGACCACGAGGTGGGCTACTGCCAGGGACTCAGCTTCCTGGCCGCCACGCTGCTCTTACAT ATGCCAGAAGAACAAGCGTTCTGTCTGCTAGTGAAGTTGATGTACGAGTATGGACTGCGTGAACTTTACAAGGATGGCTTCGAAGCTCTATACATGAGGCTGCATCAACTAGACCGGCTTATGGAC GAGCAACTAAATGACTTGCGCGCTCACTTCCAAGAGCTAGGCGTAGAGCCGCACATGTTCGCGTCACAGTGGTTCCTTACTGTGTTCACTGCTCGCTTCCCACTACCATTG GTATACCACATACTGGACGTGTTCCTGCTACAAGGCATAGACACGTTGTTCCAAGTAGCGCTGGCGCTGCTCTCTCGCTCCCGCAAAGATCTGCTGCAGCACGACTTTGAGGGAGTGCTCAAATACTTTAG GGTAACATTGCCAAAGAAATGCCGCGCGGAGGAATCTTCTCGTCAGATCGTGAAGTTAGCGTGCAGTATCAAAGTCAAACGCTTACAGAAACATCAACAAGAATATGAGAAATTCATTAAAG AGTCAgcagaaaaagagaaaataaacgTGGAACTGGAGAGGCTGAAGGTCATCAACACACAGCTGCAACAAGAGAAAGAGGTCCTTGAATCACAGTTGACTGag GCTCGTTCATCGTCGGAGGAGAGTCAGAAGGAGGCCGTGCACTACGCGGCGGTGGCGCGCGACTACCGCGAGATCTGCGCGCGGCTCGACAAGCAGCTGCACCACATGCAGGACTCTGTCAAGGACTGCGTCAACTGCAGTCTCAAGCTCGCGCAGAAAGATAACAAAGAAG AAACAGAACAAAAAGGCGATGAGAAGGAAGGCTCAAGCGAGACAGAGGCGCGGCTGCGACAGCGAGTGCGGGACTTAGAGCTGGAACTAGCGCAGGTCAAACTGGCACATGTGCAGGCGCAGTGCAGCAATCAG GAGCTAAGTCACCAGCTAACGGTCGCCCTGAACGAAGTCCAAGCAGCTGTCAATCAGAAGCAGTCCGTCGCACCCTGGCTCGTGCGCACGCTCG gtTCCATTATGGAAGCGGCGCAGAACAGGCCATCGTTTCAAACATACCTCCCGAACGCTACAGACCAACCAGCCATGCCGCTACACAGACAAGGATCGTTCTCAAACAGCCAAGGTTCCCACAGTCAAGTGAACTTAGACCGGCGCGTGTCAGACCCTTACAGCCCAGACGTCGTCAGAAGGAAGAAGGACATAAACGCCAAACGTCACTCAATGCTCGTCGAATCAAACCTCTCCAAAGAGGCTAAGGAAATCAACCGACGGAGCCATGACGTCACTATTGTCAAAAACCTCTCAATGGGTTGA
- the LOC142984699 gene encoding rab GTPase-activating protein 1-like isoform X3 — protein MEFNEYHTKEVLDPVDIDFYSDRSRTPSPTPVFTTNVCCDLEDILSDAISETLQGSLRVSRSQLINQELTIRPEANIESNVPEGLDLYKVIFEVESDTEVKMGDVDGAAVQNNTLTEPEACRLVGGSKFYEMIDSSASADVSTPSPTEKHDHMKPIDSDDEVSDVDQECTVFSGVSYLGAQNISDPKSESDIQRIMKELSSMPESRDGIAVSISIPVCSQGLVVLYQADSNSVMTRYAVNRISFYARGAAGSPVASCFAFTWSHGETKESAVYRCHVFRCHIAEAVNQVSSCFAKAFERIPRSMASSLVGDLSAAPSMTGSLTEAVGPAVPPMQLMHVLECTVDIKETDAKGTFSHVPKERLGFKLRGGIDKQVTINVKQVTNNIQPESDDPQTTYTGGLYIERCFGILLAPGRSVKHSDMRLLEMVSGSSGGSGCSVCALWNAGESALAAFNVASGDGAPAYMSLALDLVIRGIPDPLRLVIETPVKIFPPTERFWYYSKRPLVQQFYINLKESVDTLGQLQYEVASIETSDELDRSRLNLPLSLSSLLPSPLSSAPAPPSPSEPDSDGDEPLLSGTGEVSKDCGEDVLVNWAQVLRSWTGPRPRALNHLVRVGVPEALRGEVWLRLAGVDQNDKLMETYRTLISKECPFEQVIQRDIARTFPAHDFFREAGGLGQDSLLRMARAYAVYDHEVGYCQGLSFLAATLLLHMPEEQAFCLLVKLMYEYGLRELYKDGFEALYMRLHQLDRLMDEQLNDLRAHFQELGVEPHMFASQWFLTVFTARFPLPLVYHILDVFLLQGIDTLFQVALALLSRSRKDLLQHDFEGVLKYFRVTLPKKCRAEESSRQIVKLACSIKVKRLQKHQQEYEKFIKESAEKEKINVELERLKVINTQLQQEKEVLESQLTEARSSSEESQKEAVHYAAVARDYREICARLDKQLHHMQDSVKDCVNCSLKLAQKDNKEETEQKGDEKEGSSETEARLRQRVRDLELELAQVKLAHVQAQCSNQELSHQLTVALNEVQAAVNQKQSVAPWLVRTLGH, from the exons ATGGAGTTCAATGAATATCACACAAAAGAGGTATTGGACCCGGtagatatagatttttattctGATCGATCACGTACACCGAGCCCGACGCCCGTATTCACGACAAATGTATGTTGCGATTTGGAAGACATTTTGAGCGAC gctATATCAGAAACACTTCAAGGCTCTCTCCGAGTAAGTCGCAGTCAGCTCATTAACCAAGAACTCACAATAAGACCAGAGGCAAACATTGAGTCCAACGTACCTGAGGGACTTGACCTTTACAAGGTTATCTTTGAGGTGGAAAGTGATACAGAAGTTAAGATGGGAGATGTTGATGGTGCCGCAGTACAGAACAATACACTGACAGAACCG gaGGCCTGCCGTCTTGTCGGCGGCTCCAAGTTCTACGAGATGATAGACAGTTCAGCATCAGCTGATGTGTCAACACCGTCACCCACAGAGAAACACGACCACATGAAGCCCATAGACAGTGATGATGAAG TTTCAGACGTAGACCAAGAGTGCACGGTGTTCAGCGGGGTCAGCTACCTCGGCGCGCAGAACATCTCCGACCCCAAGTCGGAGAGCGACATACAGCGCATCATGAAGGAGCTCAGCTCTATGCCAGAGAGTAGAGACGGTATCGCCGTCTCTATATCTATACCTGTGTGCTCACAGGGACTTGTTGT GTTATACCAAGCGGACTCCAACAGCGTGATGACCCGTTACGCCGTGAACCGTATATCGTTCTACGCCCGCGGCGCTGCGGGCTCGCCCGTAGCCTCGTGCTTCGCGTTTACGTGGTCGCACGGTGAGACTAAAGAGTCTGCCGTGTATCGCTGCCATGTGTTCCGTTGTCACATCGCTGAGGCCGTCAATCAGGTGTCAA GCTGCTTCGCCAAAGCGTTCGAGCGCATCCCTCGTTCCATGGCTTCGTCGCTGGTGGGTGATCTGAGCGCGGCGCCTTCCATGACCGGCTCGTTGACTGAGGCCGTCGGCCCCGCCGTGCCGCCCATGCAGCTGATGCATGTGTTGGAGTGTACCGTCGATATTAAAGAGACTGATGCTAAG GGCACATTCAGCCATGTTCCAAAAGAGCGGCTCGGCTTCAAGCTGCGCGGCGGCATTGACAAACAAGTGACGATCAACGTGAAGCAAGTCACCAACAACATACAACCAGAATCTGATGATCCACAG ACGACATACACCGGTGGGTTGTACATAGAACGATGCTTCGGTATTCTGCTCGCTCCCGGCCGGAGCGTCAAACACTCAGACATGAGGCTACTTGAAATG GTGAGCGGGTCGTCAGGCGGTTCTGGTTGTTCGGTATGTGCGCTGTGGAATGCAGGCGAGTCGGCTCTAGCAGCGTTCAACGTGGCCAGCGGGGATGGAGCACCAGCTTACATGTCACTCGCGTTGGACCTCGTTATAAGGGGCATACCGGACCCACTCAG attgGTAATCGAGACACCAGTGAAAATATTCCCGCCAACAGAACGCTTTTGGTATTACTCCAAGAGGCCACTTGTGCAACAGTTTTACATAAATCTAAAAGAG TCGGTAGACACTCTCGGTCAGTTACAATATGAAGTGGCGAGCATCGAGACATCAGACGAACTGGATCGTTCGCGGCTCAATCTGCCGCTGTCATTATCAAGCTTGTTGCCGTCGCCGCTGTCCAGTGCTCCTGCACCGCCGTCACCTTCCGAACCTGATTCTG ATGGTGACGAGCCTCTTCTGAGCGGCACTGGCGAAGTTTCCAAAGATTGCGGTGAAGATGTACTCGTTAACTGGGCACAAGTTCTTAGAAG TTGGACGGGTCCTCGGCCACGTGCGCTGAACCACTTGGTCCGCGTGGGAGTGCCAGAAGCTCTGCGCGGCGAGGTGTGGCTGCGCCTCGCTGGCGTCGACCAGAACGACAAGCTCATGGAGACTTACAGGACTCTCATTAGTAAA GAGTGTCCGTTCGAGCAGGTGATCCAGCGCGACATCGCGCGCACGTTCCCGGCGCACGACTTCTTCCGCGAGGCGGGCGGCCTGGGGCAGGACTCGCTGCTGCGCATGGCGCGCGCCTACGCCGTGTACGACCACGAGGTGGGCTACTGCCAGGGACTCAGCTTCCTGGCCGCCACGCTGCTCTTACAT ATGCCAGAAGAACAAGCGTTCTGTCTGCTAGTGAAGTTGATGTACGAGTATGGACTGCGTGAACTTTACAAGGATGGCTTCGAAGCTCTATACATGAGGCTGCATCAACTAGACCGGCTTATGGAC GAGCAACTAAATGACTTGCGCGCTCACTTCCAAGAGCTAGGCGTAGAGCCGCACATGTTCGCGTCACAGTGGTTCCTTACTGTGTTCACTGCTCGCTTCCCACTACCATTG GTATACCACATACTGGACGTGTTCCTGCTACAAGGCATAGACACGTTGTTCCAAGTAGCGCTGGCGCTGCTCTCTCGCTCCCGCAAAGATCTGCTGCAGCACGACTTTGAGGGAGTGCTCAAATACTTTAG GGTAACATTGCCAAAGAAATGCCGCGCGGAGGAATCTTCTCGTCAGATCGTGAAGTTAGCGTGCAGTATCAAAGTCAAACGCTTACAGAAACATCAACAAGAATATGAGAAATTCATTAAAG AGTCAgcagaaaaagagaaaataaacgTGGAACTGGAGAGGCTGAAGGTCATCAACACACAGCTGCAACAAGAGAAAGAGGTCCTTGAATCACAGTTGACTGag GCTCGTTCATCGTCGGAGGAGAGTCAGAAGGAGGCCGTGCACTACGCGGCGGTGGCGCGCGACTACCGCGAGATCTGCGCGCGGCTCGACAAGCAGCTGCACCACATGCAGGACTCTGTCAAGGACTGCGTCAACTGCAGTCTCAAGCTCGCGCAGAAAGATAACAAAGAAG AAACAGAACAAAAAGGCGATGAGAAGGAAGGCTCAAGCGAGACAGAGGCGCGGCTGCGACAGCGAGTGCGGGACTTAGAGCTGGAACTAGCGCAGGTCAAACTGGCACATGTGCAGGCGCAGTGCAGCAATCAG GAGCTAAGTCACCAGCTAACGGTCGCCCTGAACGAAGTCCAAGCAGCTGTCAATCAGAAGCAGTCCGTCGCACCCTGGCTCGTGCGCACGCTCG GTCATTAA